Genomic segment of Saccharomyces cerevisiae S288C chromosome XV, complete sequence:
GTTATATACATTGCAATgttgaaattaaaaaaattcaacaaaaaatttgcgCAAGCCCGGAATCGAACCGGGGGCCCAACGATGGCAACGTTGGATTTTACCACTAAACCACTTGCGCTGAATTTCTTGATGGTATTACATCTCAGGATAGCATACCTCAGTATGACAATACATCATCTCGTAAACGCTcatatgaaacaacctTATAACAAAACGAATAGAATGAGCAACATGAGATAAAACTCCGCCTCCCGTAGTTGAACCACCCAAACGTATAAATCCCTGAACAATTAGTTTAGATCTGAGATTCCTCGCTTTCATCATTTAGTGtaattcatattttatatgatATATAGAATAAGCAACATCCCATGAATCAAGCTGATAATCCGTTTTGGCAACTGATTACTTCCCAAAGACTCCTTATATTAGGATTGTCTAGACACCCCGGTATTACTCGAGCCCTAATACAACAGTAAAAGTTTGTAAATATATAGAATTAATTGGTCACAATTGTTTGATGCTCCCCTTTCAATTAACGAATATCTATTGACTGGTATTTATATTactattatattatcatataaGACGTGACAAGATGACATAAAGACTAAGAAACAGTCATTAGATTCATATGAAAGCTAAATGCAAGGATAAATATTGTAATAAGATAATAAGGGCCTGCACATAAAAATGggaagaataaaaagaatagtaataataataatgatgatgacgatgatgatgatgatgatgatgatgatgatgatgattatgATTACAATGtatttgataatatactagtatCACGAATATTACTAAATGGATGACACTCTAGAGTTTCATCTGAATAATTACCAAATTATTCACCTATCTCTTAGTAGTATACCTATTTTTTCGTTTAATTAGTGTCCTTATTGGCTTTAAAGTAATTAATGCAGATGGTTCATGGCAtacaaaaaatactttgtttcgtttgttttttttttctttttgttatGATTTTATTAGCCTAATAATGTCCTAGAGTTAACAAATGTAAATTGTAAGAGGATACATTACATCTACAAAAATTAAAACCAGTTAACTCTCTATCCTCATccttttaattttgttgAATAAGAGGCAACCATAAAGGTTAAGAAATAGCATCAGATGtaatggaagctgaaaaatGCAATGATTGATTATTCAATAATAGTGAATAACGGCGTGTAAATGAATAAGAAatggtaataataatactgATGCCtttttatggattcctatatccttGTGGAAAACCTCTTGAATACTGGGTgaataatttgataattgttgtcattccattgttggtgaaggctataatattatgtataCAGATTATAATAGAAATTttcctcgaggatataggaatcctcaaaaaggaatctatatttctacatactaatattacgaaTATTCCCAATTCCGTTTTATAcatttcattatcctattacattattaGTCCTTGCATTTCGCTTCAATCAATCTAACTGTTTCCCAATCTTTATGTTATCTTCTTACACTGCAtgtgataatatactagtaacaCGAATACTACTAAAaagatgatattttaaagTTTCATTCCAACACCTCTAACATGTTCTatatacctaatattaaACCTTTATTAATAATGGAATCTCAACAATTGTCTCAAAATTCTCCCATTTCTCACAATCTTGTGCATTGAGAACTGTGCATCATTaagtttctaaaatttAGATCTTTCATAAAATATTAGACTCCATGGCCAAGTTGGTTAAGGCGTGCGACTGTTAATCGCAAGATCGTGAGTTCAACCCTCACTGGGGTCgttatttttgaatacccaatacttttttttcggGCCATTTCACACAATGGCGTTTTTTATCCTATGTCCACTACAATTTAGATGAGCTCTCTTCTAGCATACAACTGCGATGAggaatttgataatattCTATTTTAAGCATTAAGTTTTCAGAAAACGAACGATCGCGTTTTTTCTCAGACAGAAAGttttaatatattgataagAATAATGGGCGACGAATTACACAACCGTTTACTTCACCAAAACGATGGCACCAAGGACGCCATACTTTATAAGATAATAGAATCGTTAGTTTGCTCCATCTGCCACGATTATATGTTTGTACCGATGATGACACCTTGTGGTCATAATTATTGCTATGGTTGTCTGAACACCTGGTTTGCCAGCAATActcaaaaagaattggCTTGTCCGCAGTGCAGATCTGATATTACCACCATTCCCGCATTGAATACAACGTTGCAACAGTATCTATCATTCATTTTAGAGAAATTAAGGGACCAGAATGAtgaatcttttaaaaaacttttaaCAACTAAAACCAAGGAGGAAAATGATTACAAGAATGACAAGGAAAAGGACACATTGTTTGACAAAGTATTTAAGAATAGCGCATTGGCAGTGGCCGACGACTCGGATGATGGTATCACACGTTGTAGTAATTGTCATTGGGAATTAGACCCAGACGAAGTAGAGGACGGAAATGTTTGTCCCCACTGCAATGCCAGAATACGGAATTACGCAGGTGGTCGCGACgaatttgatgaagaagaatacaGTGAAGGAGAGTTGGATGAAATCCGGGAAAGCATGCGTAGGCGTAGAGAGAATCGATTTGCGTCTACCAATCCGTTTGCTAATAGAGATGATGTAAGTTCTGAAGACGATGATAGCAGTGAAGAGGAGCCCATGCGAGAACATATCCCACTAGGCCGTTGGGCCAGGTCACATAATCGTAGTATTGCTGTGGATGCTGtggatgatgaagacgacgaagaagaggatgaggaagaagaagaggagatGGATTCcgatttgaaagattttatagaggatgatgaagatgacgaagatgaagatggaAGTAGGAGGAATTTGGTATTGTCTGCACTCAAGAACAGACATGTAATTATTACtgatgatgaggaagagGAGCAACGGCGACATGCTacagaagaggaagatcGCGATAGTGACTTTTACGAGcataatgatgatggttTTGTAAGTGGTGATAGCCTTGATGAGGATCAGAAGGAGGTTACACGGATACAATCGAGTTCTGATTCCGAAGATCGTTCACTTTCGTATTCCGGCTCCAGCGATGTCAAGGATAACAATGACGATAACACGGAAGAATTAGATGACCCACAACCGAAAAGGCAGAAACGCTTCCGTGTAGTTCTAGGAGACAGTGACGATGAATAATCTGAACATTTTAACTAGCGGGAACGGCATATGTACGGAACTTTTATGTatgtttttaaaaaatttcctttCTATCCTTATTACATTAAGATTTTTAAGCGATAGTAGGATCGGAAATATAAGCACTCGTTTATGATATAAATAGGTCAAGAATTTCGTAAAGTAAAATCAATACATATgtgaatctttttttttttttttttgggacTGCTAttggtatttttttagcGTCACGTTAATCAGCCCAATTATGTGGGGGTTATGCAAGAAGCATTTTCCGAGCAATAAAATTCAAGTGCAGGAGAGAAACAAAGCATTAAAACCAAAGAAGAGTGGCAGCGAACATAAGACAAAGCAACTGTTTCCTGTATTCAATtgcaagaagaaggaaaaagggGTAATGATACGGTTTGCGATTCTACGTAATGCTAACACATCTCTACTGTCCGCGAGAAGTATATGCTTATTTACCCAGGCGCCTACCTATTGTCATGTAAGGTTGAATACCTTGAATAAAAGCATTACAACtaaaagaaattcattGACAGAGTCGAAAAGGCATGTCCATGATGGcaagcatttttttacGACGCCACATCAACAGCAACAGACGAAGTTGGGGGAAATTGAAGAGGGACACAGTCCTAACATAAAAGGAGAGGACTTGAGAAGCATTGGTCAAGCAATAACACATCAGCGAAACAAGCGCCGAAAGCAAATATGGTCCGCCATATTTGGTGGTATATTCGGTGTGATATTAGGATACTCACTAATCTATAGAGTGATATATTTAAAGGAACAAAGTTTCTTACCATTGTTTCCATCATCCAAGATACGTAAACTGAGTACCagagatttgaaaaaggttGACGTAAACCAAGTACAGAAGCTTTCTAAATTAAGGGTTTTAGAGATATTATCCGGTCATGACATGATCAAGGAACAATACGGAGTACCATTGCTTGATAAAGATGGCAATTCACCCACGTTAAATGAATTCAGCATGTGGTGCGAAGATCAAGATCCATGTGTAACTGGTATTGTAATGGAGCCAGACGATAAAAGGGATAGTTCGCACACTTGGTATAGAATACCCTTTGTTTGCAAATGGAGGATAACGCATCGGCCAATAAGTATACGGGGAACCATCGACGATTTACTGAACCGCATTGGTTTGGAAACAGCCGATTTATTTGAGATTATATCGCCGGAGAGGGTATACGGGTCGTTCAAGTACGAATACCCACTGCAGGGGGACTCACATGCATTACACCTTTGGTTTCATGGCGAAATCGAACTGGACGATGATTCTTTGATTGTATATAATGGAAAATACCACGTTGATGTTAAATTGCAAGAAATCGACCTCTTCAGACGTGAAAAGAACGGACAACTAATACAGTACGTTCTATACAAAAACGAAGCGGGCGACAAGTAAGAAAAatgtaaatatttttatcacaATTATGATTATTATCGTTATTAAACTACTTATTTTCGGTTACGTAGATGAAATAGTGTTATATAAGAATATTTGAGAAAGTAAAACtgataaataaatataatggaatgaaaaaatagagACGAACtggaagaagagaaaaaaaattaaagcaCCAAATTTACTACTCTGGGGCCTATAGATGGAATATCAAAGGGGAAGatgagaaaagaaattatacATTTCAGAAACGTCAATAGGGTATCATCATCGTGGCAGTAAGCGGCGTTTTTCCTAAATCAAAAAGGCCAAAGCACCACCAACAGCAGCACCGACGACTCCGGCGTTTAGTAGTTGACCATTTTGAGCGTGCAAAGCAGGAGCAGCGTTACTCGTGGTGTTGGATGCGTTTTGAGCATTTACGCTAGTAGCGAGGCCGAAGACAGAGATGGCAGAAATGAAAACTTGTGATACTTTCATGTTTAAATCGATATTAAATTAGCGTGCTTGCTTGGAGGGCTTTTcagaatgaaaaaaaaaagaatgaagaaagaattaACCAAAGAATGGAGGTTATGTGTAAGAAATGGcatttatatatacatttatataaaaatgtaTAAACATACTTGCATTATTGATGTCCCATAAGGGGTGagaaaagacaaaaatggaaacaggggaaaagaagaagagtaaaaaaaggattatTTTAGGAGAGAAAGGGGATTAGAAGAACATCGGGCATAAACCTTTGAGCATCAtcctttattgatgtttgACACCTTGCgattgatgaaaaatattgatgatattaAGGTATTTCTGATAGCCACTGCCCCGTCCCTTGAAGCGGCCTTCCGTCGAGGCCTTGGCAACCGTGTCTGGGTGTGTGATATATTACATCAGAGGAAATAAAAGCTTGAGCGGCTAAACTCCCTTAGCTCAGGGGTGGTCTGGCCAGGAATTTTCAGTGGCCATTTTTCCTGTTCCGGGTCCGGCCAATCTGTGCCGGTTTTCTctagaggaaaaaaaaaagcatgCGGGGTAATGATGTAGAAGATATACAAGCGGGTTAAACTACATTAGTTATGAGTGCTAGAAAGCAAGCGAAGGATAATAGAAGAGGGCTATTCTATGTAAGTATGAGGAGACACAAATGGCGGcttttcatattttcttctgcAATTTCATATAGAAAAGGTGGTAGTCGTCCAGATCATAAACAATTTTGTCTAACTTGATGTAGTCGGGCAGTGACTCGTTGATGCTTAGTAGTTTTTGGAAGGATTGGTTCTGAtaatttttggtaaaaaagGTCATCGAGAACTCTCTTGGTTGAAAAACGTTCAGAATATGTAGAAGAACGTCCAAGTTGTCTTGCTTCCCTTGGGAAATGTCAAATACGGGTATGTTACTTTCGAAAGAGGCGTAAGACCAACCCTTTTCCGGAGTCACGTGCAGGGTGTAATAGTATTTTTCAGCGAGAATCATATTGGATGAGTATCCACATGGCGTGAACGCAAATGCATCGTGGTGAAATGATAAATCGGAGTCTTGGGCCGAGTTGACATATATTTCGTCAAGCCTTGTATTTTTAGTCATTTGGTAGCCGAGGTTGTGGCCCTTATCTTCGTTTGGCTCCACGAGAGCGGTTGTGGATGCCTCAGGCCCGCAAACAAACTTACTAGCGCATTCTGGGTCCAGCTCCGTCATCAGTACTTCGAAAGTTTCGTCGTCATCCTCGATGTACTCCTTTCCCTTAGGTGTGGAGCGGTCCGTCTCGGTGACGTACAGGTTCCAGTGGTTGCTCTTGTCATTTCTTCCCACGGAATAACTTTTACCATTGTCGAAAAATTTGTTCAAATAGTCGACTTCGTCAGCCCAGTTTTGATGGATAGCGGCTTGCTTACAGGGGAAAAGGAAACATCGTCTAGAATAAAACACTTTAAATGGTTTGTACTTGCCCCCTTGTGTTGTGCGGAAAGCCCACGATAACTCTTGCTCAACGATCTGGAAAAGCTTTTCGAGACAGAACAATGTGGTTGTAGTACCGCACGTCTTCATCGTCAATTTGTGATCGAAGACGAAGAGGGAAGACTCACTCAACAAAAAGGCATCCAGTTCTTTAGTCTTCTTCATGGAAAGAACTTCGCATTTCactaatttcaaaatctcGATCCATCTATCCATGCCAATATTTCTTAATGTCTTTTCGGTCGTGATGGACTTCTTGTGAGGGAAGAACCAGATTTCCAGCAACTTCTCGGGACCCTCGAACGCATCCGTTGAGTCTAAAGTGGCTGATAGTTCGTGGTCAATGTAGTTGTGGTTAGTCAATTCTTTTATGGTGACAGTCATTCTATGGTCCGCCTATTTGCGTAAGACACTATATGAAAAcctaaaaaatataaaaaagaagctacAGTACAGTAATTGATTAAcctggaagaaaaaaaagaaaaaaagagttgATGCAAGGAGCGAGCTGTAGCGAATACAATATATACACGTATAGATATGCAGAGATGCTTTTAGTCGATTAGCAAAGTTTATTCGATGCCTAAATACCGGAGAACCGTgtttggaattttttttcttcgagtggaaaaaagtgaaaatttCCAAAGTCAATCATTGTGTACGTACGCTGAAATTGGATGCAGAAGAGGTAAAAGGCGAAGGAAAAGAGGGCGAGGGTAAAAAGCCTGATTGCCAAACCATGGTGCCCAATTTATTGGATATTACTACTGATGGAAGGCTACATATCTCTGGCGCTTTCTATCAGCTGTCATCGATTTGAAATTCTTCTAGCCCTAGGAACGCCATTATGGGGCTTATCCGGGTAGCCAGTTGGCGgttttagttttttcacttcttgatttttttctagttcgaagaattttttccacTGATGATTGAGCTATAAAAGAGCCTGATTAAGATGAAGAGCTCCGATTCTCTTCGTTAACGGAGCATCAAACATGACGTTAGCGTCAAGTAACCTACGATATTTGTGCAACAGACATGATGGAGTACCCTCATGCTTTGGCGCGTGCGCATCTATATAAGGTTAGGGACTGCAAAAGAAGCGGCGAGGCAGCCCACATCAAGTGGAACTACACAGACTTCCTTGTCGCGATACTACGGTCCCAAGAGCAATCCTAACAAGCAATTACATATTCCCCCGCTGAACCTGTACAGTCCACGGATGGTGCAGAAGTTATATGATTTGGGGGAAGACGCTTTTTCACATCTTCTTGCATGATAAGAGTAGTAGTAACTAAGTAATATGATTCAGTCAGTCTCTAGTTAATATAATTAGGCATTACCCTACATTGTGGCGGcctcttttttatttcgaATCGGGCCTTCCTTCCACCCCGGCCCCGGTTGCGTCGATCAGAAAATTATATTATggatgaggatgatgaagGTGCTTAACCTTTACAGTCAAACTTTTAATAGTCAACCATTCACAAGGACTAGGAATTTGTCTCTGGAAACAGCTGGTTCCACAAAGAAGTACTTCCACGACATTGCTATATACTTGTGCTggtatatttttctttgttagTTAAACCCCATTTTTATAAGCGTATCGTTTCGTATAGTGCCGTACTCAAAGATCAAGGATTAAAACgctatttcttttaaatcTGCTATGTCTGCTGCTCCTGTCCAAGACAAAGACACTCTGTCCAATGCCGAGCGTGCGAAGAACGTCAACGGGTTGCTTCAGGTGCTCATGGACATTAACACTCTGAACGGAGGGAGCTCCGACACTGCTGATAAGATAAGAATTCATGCCAAAAACTTCGAGGCAGCTTTGTTCGCAAAGAGCtcttcaaagaaagaatacaTGGACAGCATGAACGAAAAAGTTGCTGTCATGCGCAACACGTACAATACGAGGAAAAACGCCGTTACTGCTGCTGCCGCTAATAACAACATTAAACCCGTGGAACAGCACCATATTAAcaacttgaaaaattctggCAACAGCGCCAATAATATGAATGTCAATATGAATCTAAACCCACAGATGTTCTTGAATCAGCAGGCTCAGGCAAGGCAACAGGTTGCGCAACAATTAAGaaatcaacaacaacaacaacaacagcagcagcagcaacagaGGCGTCAATTGACTCctcaacaacaacaattaGTGAACCAGATGAAAGTGGCACCTATTCCCAAACAATTACTGCAAAGAATTCCTAACATTCCACCCAATATCAACACCTGGCAGCAGGTCACTGCTTTGGCTCAACAAAAGCTATTGACACCTCAGGATATGGAAGCTGCGAAGGAAGTCTACAAGATTCACCAGCAGTTGCTATTCAAAGCAAGGCtacagcaacaacaagcACAGGCTCAAGCACAAGctaataacaacaacaacggCCTCCCCCAAAATGGTAATATTAACAATAACATAAATATTCCTCAACAGCAGCAAATGCAACCTCCCAATTCAAGTGCGAACAACAACCCTTTGCAACAGCAATCATCACAAAATACCGTACCAAACGTCCTCAACCAAATTAACCAAATCTTTTCTCCAGAGGAGCAACGCAGCTTATTACAAGAAGCCATCGAAACCTGcaagaattttgaaaaaacacAATTGGGTAGTACGATGACGGAACCTGTCAAGCAAAGTTTTATTAGGAAATACATTAACCAAAAGGCCCTGAGAAAAATCCAAGCTTTGAGAGATGTTAAGAACAACAATAACGCTAACAACAACGGCTCGAACCTTCAGAGAGCCCAAAATGTCCCTATGAATATCatccaacaacaacaacaacagaaCACGAACAATAATGACACCATTGCCACTTCTGCTACACCTAATGCTGCCGCTTTCTCTCAGCAACAGAACGCAAGTTCTAAATTATATCAGatgcaacaacagcaacaagcTCAAGCTCAAGCTCAAGCTCAAGCTCAGGCACAGGCTCAAGCACAAGCTCAAGCACAGGCGGCACAAGCGGCGCAAGCGCAAGCACAAGCACAAGCACAAGCACAAGCACAGGCACAGGCACAGGCACAAGCCCAGGCGCAGGCCCAAGCCCAAGCCCAAGCACAAGCACAAGCACACGCTCAGCACCAGCCCTCCCAACAACCACAACAAGCTCAGCAACAACCTAACCCACTACATGGGTTGACACCTACTGCAAAGGATGTCGAAGTAATTAAGCAATTGTCCTTGGATGCTTCTAAGACCAACCTAAGGCTTACGGACGTAACAAATTCTTTAtccaatgaagaaaaggaaaaaattaaaatgaAGTTAAAGCAAGGTCAAAAGCTTTTTGTTCAGGTGAGTAATTTCGCCCCACAAGTCTACATCATCACAAAGAATGAAAACTTCTTGAAGGAAGTTTTTCAGTTAAGAATCTTTGTAAAAGAGATCCTAGAAAAATGTGCCGAGGGTATATTTGTTGTTAAATTAGACACCGTTGACAGGTTAATTATTAAgtatcaaaaatattgggAAAGTATGAGAATTCAAATTTTAAGAAGACAAGCTATTTTAagacaacaacagcaaatGGCAAACAACAATGGGAACCCAGGCACTACTTCTACTGgaaacaataataatattgcAACTCAGCAAAATATGCAACAGTCACTACAGCAAATGCAGCATTTACagcaattgaaaatgcagcagcaacaacaacagcagcaacaacaacagcagcaacaacaacagcagcaacaacaacagcaacagcacATATATCCCTCCTCGACTCCTGGTGTGGCTAATTATTCGGCAATGGCTAATGCACCCGGTAACAATATCCCATATATGAACCATAAAAATACCTCTAGCatggattttttgaactctATGGAAAATACACCAAAAGTTCCCGTATCCGCTGCGGCAACCCCATCACTGAACAAGACGATCAACGGTAAGGTGAATGGCAGGACAAAATCTAATACGATACCTGTTACCAGCATTCCATCAACAAATAAGAAACtatcaatttcaaatgcCGCTAGTCAACAACCCACTCCTAGGTCTGCATCAAATACCGCTAAGTCAACCCCAAATACAAATCCTTCTCCACTGAAAACCCAAACTAAAAATGGCACACCAAACCCCAATAATATGAAGACTGTACAG
This window contains:
- the PSH1 gene encoding ubiquitin-protein ligase PSH1 (E3 ubiquitin ligase targeting centromere-binding protein Cse4p; mediates polyubiquitination and degradation of histone H3 variant Cse4p; ubiquitination of Cse4p may be antagonized by Scm3p; interacts with the FACT complex preventing mislocalization of Cse4p to euchromatin independent of Slx5p; formyl-methionine/N-recognin component of N-end rule pathway mediating destruction of formylated cytosolic proteins elevated in response to starvation or stationary phase entry); the encoded protein is MGDELHNRLLHQNDGTKDAILYKIIESLVCSICHDYMFVPMMTPCGHNYCYGCLNTWFASNTQKELACPQCRSDITTIPALNTTLQQYLSFILEKLRDQNDESFKKLLTTKTKEENDYKNDKEKDTLFDKVFKNSALAVADDSDDGITRCSNCHWELDPDEVEDGNVCPHCNARIRNYAGGRDEFDEEEYSEGELDEIRESMRRRRENRFASTNPFANRDDVSSEDDDSSEEEPMREHIPLGRWARSHNRSIAVDAVDDEDDEEEDEEEEEEMDSDLKDFIEDDEDDEDEDGSRRNLVLSALKNRHVIITDDEEEEQRRHATEEEDRDSDFYEHNDDGFVSGDSLDEDQKEVTRIQSSSDSEDRSLSYSGSSDVKDNNDDNTEELDDPQPKRQKRFRVVLGDSDDE
- the AIM39 gene encoding Aim39p (hypothetical protein; null mutant displays elevated frequency of mitochondrial genome loss; localizes to mitochondria, cytosol and to the peroxisome in a Pex5p-dependent manner in glucose), which encodes MWGLCKKHFPSNKIQVQERNKALKPKKSGSEHKTKQLFPVFNCKKKEKGVMIRFAILRNANTSLLSARSICLFTQAPTYCHVRLNTLNKSITTKRNSLTESKRHVHDGKHFFTTPHQQQQTKLGEIEEGHSPNIKGEDLRSIGQAITHQRNKRRKQIWSAIFGGIFGVILGYSLIYRVIYLKEQSFLPLFPSSKIRKLSTRDLKKVDVNQVQKLSKLRVLEILSGHDMIKEQYGVPLLDKDGNSPTLNEFSMWCEDQDPCVTGIVMEPDDKRDSSHTWYRIPFVCKWRITHRPISIRGTIDDLLNRIGLETADLFEIISPERVYGSFKYEYPLQGDSHALHLWFHGEIELDDDSLIVYNGKYHVDVKLQEIDLFRREKNGQLIQYVLYKNEAGDK
- the DDR2 gene encoding Ddr2p (Multi-stress response protein; expression is activated by a variety of xenobiotic agents and environmental or physiological stresses; DDR2 has a paralog, HOR7, that arose from the whole genome duplication); translation: MKVSQVFISAISVFGLATSVNAQNASNTTSNAAPALHAQNGQLLNAGVVGAAVGGALAFLI
- the SPE2 gene encoding adenosylmethionine decarboxylase SPE2 (S-adenosylmethionine decarboxylase; required for the biosynthesis of spermidine and spermine; cells lacking Spe2p require spermine or spermidine for growth in the presence of oxygen but not when grown anaerobically), which encodes MTVTIKELTNHNYIDHELSATLDSTDAFEGPEKLLEIWFFPHKKSITTEKTLRNIGMDRWIEILKLVKCEVLSMKKTKELDAFLLSESSLFVFDHKLTMKTCGTTTTLFCLEKLFQIVEQELSWAFRTTQGGKYKPFKVFYSRRCFLFPCKQAAIHQNWADEVDYLNKFFDNGKSYSVGRNDKSNHWNLYVTETDRSTPKGKEYIEDDDETFEVLMTELDPECASKFVCGPEASTTALVEPNEDKGHNLGYQMTKNTRLDEIYVNSAQDSDLSFHHDAFAFTPCGYSSNMILAEKYYYTLHVTPEKGWSYASFESNIPVFDISQGKQDNLDVLLHILNVFQPREFSMTFFTKNYQNQSFQKLLSINESLPDYIKLDKIVYDLDDYHLFYMKLQKKI
- the GAL11 gene encoding Gal11p (Subunit of the RNA polymerase II mediator complex; associates with core polymerase subunits to form the RNA polymerase II holoenzyme; affects transcription by acting as target of activators and repressors; forms part of the tail domain of mediator): MSAAPVQDKDTLSNAERAKNVNGLLQVLMDINTLNGGSSDTADKIRIHAKNFEAALFAKSSSKKEYMDSMNEKVAVMRNTYNTRKNAVTAAAANNNIKPVEQHHINNLKNSGNSANNMNVNMNLNPQMFLNQQAQARQQVAQQLRNQQQQQQQQQQQQRRQLTPQQQQLVNQMKVAPIPKQLLQRIPNIPPNINTWQQVTALAQQKLLTPQDMEAAKEVYKIHQQLLFKARLQQQQAQAQAQANNNNNGLPQNGNINNNINIPQQQQMQPPNSSANNNPLQQQSSQNTVPNVLNQINQIFSPEEQRSLLQEAIETCKNFEKTQLGSTMTEPVKQSFIRKYINQKALRKIQALRDVKNNNNANNNGSNLQRAQNVPMNIIQQQQQQNTNNNDTIATSATPNAAAFSQQQNASSKLYQMQQQQQAQAQAQAQAQAQAQAQAQAQAAQAAQAQAQAQAQAQAQAQAQAQAQAQAQAQAQAQAQAHAQHQPSQQPQQAQQQPNPLHGLTPTAKDVEVIKQLSLDASKTNLRLTDVTNSLSNEEKEKIKMKLKQGQKLFVQVSNFAPQVYIITKNENFLKEVFQLRIFVKEILEKCAEGIFVVKLDTVDRLIIKYQKYWESMRIQILRRQAILRQQQQMANNNGNPGTTSTGNNNNIATQQNMQQSLQQMQHLQQLKMQQQQQQQQQQQQQQQQQQQQQQQHIYPSSTPGVANYSAMANAPGNNIPYMNHKNTSSMDFLNSMENTPKVPVSAAATPSLNKTINGKVNGRTKSNTIPVTSIPSTNKKLSISNAASQQPTPRSASNTAKSTPNTNPSPLKTQTKNGTPNPNNMKTVQSPMGAQPSYNSAIIENAFRKEELLLKDLEIRKLEISSRFKHRQEIFKDSPMDLFMSTLGDCLGIKDEEMLTSCTIPKAVVDHINGSGKRKPTKAAQRARDQDSIDISIKDNKLVMKSKFNKSNRSYSIALSNVAAIFKGIGGNFKDLSTLVHSSSPSTSSNMDVGNPRKRKASVLEISPQDSIASVLSPDSNIMSDSKKIKVDSPDDPFMTKSGATTSEKQEVTNEAPFLTSGTSSEQFNVWDWNNWTSAT